One window of the Saccopteryx bilineata isolate mSacBil1 chromosome 2, mSacBil1_pri_phased_curated, whole genome shotgun sequence genome contains the following:
- the SMO gene encoding protein smoothened isoform X1 produces the protein MAAARLARGLEFLLLGLLLLGGLGRGMALSGNATGPGPRSAGGSARRSAVATGPPPLLSHCGRAAPCEPLRYNVCLGSALPYEATSTLLAGDSDSQEEAHGKLVLWSGLRNAPRCWAVIQPLLCAVYMPKCENDRVELPSRTLCQATRGPCAIVERERGWPDFLRCTPDHFPEGCPNEVQNIKFNSSGQCEAPLVRTDNPKSWYEDVEGCGIQCQNPLFTEAEHQDMHSYIAAFGAVTGLCTLFTLATFVADWRNSNRYPAVILFYVNACFFVGSIGWLAQFMDGARREIVCRADGTMRLGEPTSNETLSCVIIFVIVYYALMAGVVWFVVLTYAWHTSFKALGTTYQPLSGKTSYFHLLTWSLPFVLTVAILAVAQVDGDSVSGICFVGYKNYRYRAGFVLAPIGLVLIVGGYFLIRGVMTLFSIKSNHPGLLSEKAASKINETMLRLGIFGFLAFGFVLITFSCHFYDFFNQAEWERSFRDYVLCQANVTIGLPTKKPIPDCEIKNRPSLLVEKINLFAMFGTGIAMSTWVWTKATLLIWRRTWCRLTGQSDDEPKRIKKSKMIAKAFSKRRELLQNPGQELSFSMHTVSHDGPVAGLAFDLNEPSADVSSAWAQHVTKMVARRGAILPQDVSVTPVATPAVPPEEKANLWLVEAEISPELEKRLGSKKKQRKRKKEVCPLVPPRNTHHPAPASAVPRLPQLPRQKCLVATGAWGAGESCRQRAWTLVSNPFCPEPSTLQDPFLPNAPAPTAWAEGRWQGLGPIHSRTNLMEAELMDADSDF, from the exons ATGGCCGCTGCCCGCCTCGCACGGGGGCTGGAGTTCTTgcttctggggctgctgctgctggggggCCTCGGCCGGGGGATGGCCTTGAGCGGGAACGCAACCGGGCCTGGGCCGCGGAGCGCGGGCGGGAGCGCCAGAAGGAGCGCGGTGGCAACTGGCCCTCCGCCGTTGCTGAGCCATTGCGGCCGGGCTGCCCCCTGCGAGCCGCTGCGCTACAACGTGTGCCTGGGCTCGGCGCTGCCCTACGAGGCCACCTCCACGCTGCTGGCCGGGGACTCGGACTCCCAGGAGGAAGCGCACGGCAAGCTGGTGCTCTGGTCCG GCCTCCGGAATGCCCCCCGTTGCTGGGCAGTGATCCAGCCCCTGCTGTGTGCTGTGTACATGCCCAAGTGTGAGAACGACCGGGTGGAGCTGCCCAGCCGCACCCTCTGCCAAGCCACGCGAGGCCCCTGTGCCATCGTGGAGAGGGAGCGGGGCTGGCCTGACTTCCTGCGCTGCACCCCCGACCACTTCCCTGAGGGCTGCCCG AATGAGGTGCAGAACATCAAGTTCAACAGTTCGGGCCAGTGTGAGGCTCCCTTGGTTCGGACCGACAACCCCAAGAGCTGGTACGAGGACGTGGAGGGCTGCGGGATCCAGTGCCAGAACCCGCTCTTCACAGAGGCTGAGCACCAGGACATGCACAGCTACATCGCCGCCTTCGGGGCTGTCACTGGCCTCTGCACGCTCTTCACCCTG GCCACTTTTGTGGCTGACTGGCGGAATTCGAATCGCTACCCTGCCGTTATCCTTTTCTACGTCAATGCATGTTTCTTCGTGGGCAGCATCGGCTGGCTGGCCCAGTTCATGGACGGTGCTCGCCGGGAGATCGTCTGCCGTGCAGATGGCACCATGCGGCTTGGGGAGCCCAC CTCCAACGAGACCCTGTCCTGCGTCATCATCTTTGTCATTGTGTACTATGCGCTGATGGCCGGTGTCGTCTGGTTTGTGGTCCTCACCTATGCCTGGCACACCTCCTTCAAAGCCCTGGGCACCACCTACCAGCCACTGTCCGGCAAGACCTCCTACTTCCACCTGCTCACGTGGTCACTCCCTTTTGTCCTCACTGTGGCGATCCTCGCTGTGGCCCAG GTGGATGGGGACTCTGTGAGCGGCATCTGTTTTGTGGGCTACAAGAACTACCGATACCGTGCTGGCTTCGTGCTGGCCCCAATTGGCCTGGTGCTCATTGTAGGAGGTTACTTCCTCATCCGAG GGGTCATGACTCTGTTCTCCATCAAGAGCAACCACCCCGGGCTGCTGAGCGAGAAGGCTGCCAGCAAGATCAATGAGACCATGCTGCGGCTAG GCATCTTTGGCTTCCTGGCCTTCGGCTTCGTGCTCATCACCTTCAGCTGCCACTTCTATGACTTCTTCAACCAGGCTGAGTGGGAGCGCAGCTTCCGGGACTACGTGTT GTGCCAGGCTAATGTAACTATCGGGCTGCCCACCAAGAAACCCATCCCTGACTGTGAGATCAAGAATCGACCCAGCCTCTTGGTGGAAAAGATCAACCTGTTTGCCATGTTTGGAACCGGCATTGCTATGAGCACCTGGGTCTGGACCAAGGCTACGCTGCTCATCTGGAGACGCACCTGGTGCAG GTTGACAGGACAGAGTGATGATGAGCCCAAACGCATCAAGAAGAGCAAGATGATTGCCAAGGCCTTCTCCAAGAGGCGTGAGCTGCTGCAGAACCCAGGCCAGGAGCTCTCCTTCAGCATGCACACTGTCTCCCACGATGGGCCTGTGG CGGGTTTGGCCTTTGACCTCAATGAGCCCTCAGCTGATGTGTCCTCTGCCTGGGCCCAGCACGTCACCAAGATGGTGGCTCGAAGAGGAGCCATACTGCCCCAGGATGTGTCTGTCACCCCTGTGGCAACTCCAG CAGTGCCCCCAGAGGAAAAAGCCAACCTGTGGCTGGTTGAGGCAGAGATCTCCCCAGAGCTGGAGAAGCGCCTGGGCTCTAAGAAgaagcagaggaagaggaagaaggaggtgtGCCCACTGGTGCCCCCACGAAACACTCACCACCCTGCTCCTGCCAGCGCTGTTCCTCGGCTGCCGCAGCTGCCGCGACAGAAATGCCTGGTGGCCACCGGAGCCTGGGGGGCTGGGGAGTCGTGCCGACAGAGAGCCTGGACCCTGGTCTCCAACCCCTTCTGTCCAGAGCCCAGTACCCTGCAGGACCCGTTTCTTCCCAATGCTCCAGCCCCCACAGCCTGGGCTGAGGGCCGCTGGCAGGGACTAGGGCCCATTCACTCCCGCACCAACCTGATGGAGGCGGAGCTCATGGATGCAGACTCAGACTTCTGA
- the SMO gene encoding protein smoothened isoform X2: protein MAAARLARGLEFLLLGLLLLGGLGRGMALSGNATGPGPRSAGGSARRSAVATGPPPLLSHCGRAAPCEPLRYNVCLGSALPYEATSTLLAGDSDSQEEAHGKLVLWSGLRNAPRCWAVIQPLLCAVYMPKCENDRVELPSRTLCQATRGPCAIVERERGWPDFLRCTPDHFPEGCPNEVQNIKFNSSGQCEAPLVRTDNPKSWYEDVEGCGIQCQNPLFTEAEHQDMHSYIAAFGAVTGLCTLFTLATFVADWRNSNRYPAVILFYVNACFFVGSIGWLAQFMDGARREIVCRADGTMRLGEPTSNETLSCVIIFVIVYYALMAGVVWFVVLTYAWHTSFKALGTTYQPLSGKTSYFHLLTWSLPFVLTVAILAVAQVDGDSVSGICFVGYKNYRYRAGFVLAPIGLVLIVGGYFLIRGVMTLFSIKSNHPGLLSEKAASKINETMLRLGIFGFLAFGFVLITFSCHFYDFFNQAEWERSFRDYVLCQANVTIGLPTKKPIPDCEIKNRPSLLVEKINLFAMFGTGIAMSTWVWTKATLLIWRRTWCRLTGQSDDEPKRIKKSKMIAKAFSKRRELLQNPGQELSFSMHTVSHDGPVAGLAFDLNEPSADVSSAWAQHVTKMVARRGAILPQDVSVTPVATPVPPEEKANLWLVEAEISPELEKRLGSKKKQRKRKKEVCPLVPPRNTHHPAPASAVPRLPQLPRQKCLVATGAWGAGESCRQRAWTLVSNPFCPEPSTLQDPFLPNAPAPTAWAEGRWQGLGPIHSRTNLMEAELMDADSDF from the exons ATGGCCGCTGCCCGCCTCGCACGGGGGCTGGAGTTCTTgcttctggggctgctgctgctggggggCCTCGGCCGGGGGATGGCCTTGAGCGGGAACGCAACCGGGCCTGGGCCGCGGAGCGCGGGCGGGAGCGCCAGAAGGAGCGCGGTGGCAACTGGCCCTCCGCCGTTGCTGAGCCATTGCGGCCGGGCTGCCCCCTGCGAGCCGCTGCGCTACAACGTGTGCCTGGGCTCGGCGCTGCCCTACGAGGCCACCTCCACGCTGCTGGCCGGGGACTCGGACTCCCAGGAGGAAGCGCACGGCAAGCTGGTGCTCTGGTCCG GCCTCCGGAATGCCCCCCGTTGCTGGGCAGTGATCCAGCCCCTGCTGTGTGCTGTGTACATGCCCAAGTGTGAGAACGACCGGGTGGAGCTGCCCAGCCGCACCCTCTGCCAAGCCACGCGAGGCCCCTGTGCCATCGTGGAGAGGGAGCGGGGCTGGCCTGACTTCCTGCGCTGCACCCCCGACCACTTCCCTGAGGGCTGCCCG AATGAGGTGCAGAACATCAAGTTCAACAGTTCGGGCCAGTGTGAGGCTCCCTTGGTTCGGACCGACAACCCCAAGAGCTGGTACGAGGACGTGGAGGGCTGCGGGATCCAGTGCCAGAACCCGCTCTTCACAGAGGCTGAGCACCAGGACATGCACAGCTACATCGCCGCCTTCGGGGCTGTCACTGGCCTCTGCACGCTCTTCACCCTG GCCACTTTTGTGGCTGACTGGCGGAATTCGAATCGCTACCCTGCCGTTATCCTTTTCTACGTCAATGCATGTTTCTTCGTGGGCAGCATCGGCTGGCTGGCCCAGTTCATGGACGGTGCTCGCCGGGAGATCGTCTGCCGTGCAGATGGCACCATGCGGCTTGGGGAGCCCAC CTCCAACGAGACCCTGTCCTGCGTCATCATCTTTGTCATTGTGTACTATGCGCTGATGGCCGGTGTCGTCTGGTTTGTGGTCCTCACCTATGCCTGGCACACCTCCTTCAAAGCCCTGGGCACCACCTACCAGCCACTGTCCGGCAAGACCTCCTACTTCCACCTGCTCACGTGGTCACTCCCTTTTGTCCTCACTGTGGCGATCCTCGCTGTGGCCCAG GTGGATGGGGACTCTGTGAGCGGCATCTGTTTTGTGGGCTACAAGAACTACCGATACCGTGCTGGCTTCGTGCTGGCCCCAATTGGCCTGGTGCTCATTGTAGGAGGTTACTTCCTCATCCGAG GGGTCATGACTCTGTTCTCCATCAAGAGCAACCACCCCGGGCTGCTGAGCGAGAAGGCTGCCAGCAAGATCAATGAGACCATGCTGCGGCTAG GCATCTTTGGCTTCCTGGCCTTCGGCTTCGTGCTCATCACCTTCAGCTGCCACTTCTATGACTTCTTCAACCAGGCTGAGTGGGAGCGCAGCTTCCGGGACTACGTGTT GTGCCAGGCTAATGTAACTATCGGGCTGCCCACCAAGAAACCCATCCCTGACTGTGAGATCAAGAATCGACCCAGCCTCTTGGTGGAAAAGATCAACCTGTTTGCCATGTTTGGAACCGGCATTGCTATGAGCACCTGGGTCTGGACCAAGGCTACGCTGCTCATCTGGAGACGCACCTGGTGCAG GTTGACAGGACAGAGTGATGATGAGCCCAAACGCATCAAGAAGAGCAAGATGATTGCCAAGGCCTTCTCCAAGAGGCGTGAGCTGCTGCAGAACCCAGGCCAGGAGCTCTCCTTCAGCATGCACACTGTCTCCCACGATGGGCCTGTGG CGGGTTTGGCCTTTGACCTCAATGAGCCCTCAGCTGATGTGTCCTCTGCCTGGGCCCAGCACGTCACCAAGATGGTGGCTCGAAGAGGAGCCATACTGCCCCAGGATGTGTCTGTCACCCCTGTGGCAACTCCAG TGCCCCCAGAGGAAAAAGCCAACCTGTGGCTGGTTGAGGCAGAGATCTCCCCAGAGCTGGAGAAGCGCCTGGGCTCTAAGAAgaagcagaggaagaggaagaaggaggtgtGCCCACTGGTGCCCCCACGAAACACTCACCACCCTGCTCCTGCCAGCGCTGTTCCTCGGCTGCCGCAGCTGCCGCGACAGAAATGCCTGGTGGCCACCGGAGCCTGGGGGGCTGGGGAGTCGTGCCGACAGAGAGCCTGGACCCTGGTCTCCAACCCCTTCTGTCCAGAGCCCAGTACCCTGCAGGACCCGTTTCTTCCCAATGCTCCAGCCCCCACAGCCTGGGCTGAGGGCCGCTGGCAGGGACTAGGGCCCATTCACTCCCGCACCAACCTGATGGAGGCGGAGCTCATGGATGCAGACTCAGACTTCTGA
- the SMO gene encoding protein smoothened isoform X3, translated as MAAARLARGLEFLLLGLLLLGGLGRGMALSGNATGPGPRSAGGSARRSAVATGPPPLLSHCGRAAPCEPLRYNVCLGSALPYEATSTLLAGDSDSQEEAHGKLVLWSGLRNAPRCWAVIQPLLCAVYMPKCENDRVELPSRTLCQATRGPCAIVERERGWPDFLRCTPDHFPEGCPATFVADWRNSNRYPAVILFYVNACFFVGSIGWLAQFMDGARREIVCRADGTMRLGEPTSNETLSCVIIFVIVYYALMAGVVWFVVLTYAWHTSFKALGTTYQPLSGKTSYFHLLTWSLPFVLTVAILAVAQVDGDSVSGICFVGYKNYRYRAGFVLAPIGLVLIVGGYFLIRGVMTLFSIKSNHPGLLSEKAASKINETMLRLGIFGFLAFGFVLITFSCHFYDFFNQAEWERSFRDYVLCQANVTIGLPTKKPIPDCEIKNRPSLLVEKINLFAMFGTGIAMSTWVWTKATLLIWRRTWCRLTGQSDDEPKRIKKSKMIAKAFSKRRELLQNPGQELSFSMHTVSHDGPVAGLAFDLNEPSADVSSAWAQHVTKMVARRGAILPQDVSVTPVATPAVPPEEKANLWLVEAEISPELEKRLGSKKKQRKRKKEVCPLVPPRNTHHPAPASAVPRLPQLPRQKCLVATGAWGAGESCRQRAWTLVSNPFCPEPSTLQDPFLPNAPAPTAWAEGRWQGLGPIHSRTNLMEAELMDADSDF; from the exons ATGGCCGCTGCCCGCCTCGCACGGGGGCTGGAGTTCTTgcttctggggctgctgctgctggggggCCTCGGCCGGGGGATGGCCTTGAGCGGGAACGCAACCGGGCCTGGGCCGCGGAGCGCGGGCGGGAGCGCCAGAAGGAGCGCGGTGGCAACTGGCCCTCCGCCGTTGCTGAGCCATTGCGGCCGGGCTGCCCCCTGCGAGCCGCTGCGCTACAACGTGTGCCTGGGCTCGGCGCTGCCCTACGAGGCCACCTCCACGCTGCTGGCCGGGGACTCGGACTCCCAGGAGGAAGCGCACGGCAAGCTGGTGCTCTGGTCCG GCCTCCGGAATGCCCCCCGTTGCTGGGCAGTGATCCAGCCCCTGCTGTGTGCTGTGTACATGCCCAAGTGTGAGAACGACCGGGTGGAGCTGCCCAGCCGCACCCTCTGCCAAGCCACGCGAGGCCCCTGTGCCATCGTGGAGAGGGAGCGGGGCTGGCCTGACTTCCTGCGCTGCACCCCCGACCACTTCCCTGAGGGCTGCCCG GCCACTTTTGTGGCTGACTGGCGGAATTCGAATCGCTACCCTGCCGTTATCCTTTTCTACGTCAATGCATGTTTCTTCGTGGGCAGCATCGGCTGGCTGGCCCAGTTCATGGACGGTGCTCGCCGGGAGATCGTCTGCCGTGCAGATGGCACCATGCGGCTTGGGGAGCCCAC CTCCAACGAGACCCTGTCCTGCGTCATCATCTTTGTCATTGTGTACTATGCGCTGATGGCCGGTGTCGTCTGGTTTGTGGTCCTCACCTATGCCTGGCACACCTCCTTCAAAGCCCTGGGCACCACCTACCAGCCACTGTCCGGCAAGACCTCCTACTTCCACCTGCTCACGTGGTCACTCCCTTTTGTCCTCACTGTGGCGATCCTCGCTGTGGCCCAG GTGGATGGGGACTCTGTGAGCGGCATCTGTTTTGTGGGCTACAAGAACTACCGATACCGTGCTGGCTTCGTGCTGGCCCCAATTGGCCTGGTGCTCATTGTAGGAGGTTACTTCCTCATCCGAG GGGTCATGACTCTGTTCTCCATCAAGAGCAACCACCCCGGGCTGCTGAGCGAGAAGGCTGCCAGCAAGATCAATGAGACCATGCTGCGGCTAG GCATCTTTGGCTTCCTGGCCTTCGGCTTCGTGCTCATCACCTTCAGCTGCCACTTCTATGACTTCTTCAACCAGGCTGAGTGGGAGCGCAGCTTCCGGGACTACGTGTT GTGCCAGGCTAATGTAACTATCGGGCTGCCCACCAAGAAACCCATCCCTGACTGTGAGATCAAGAATCGACCCAGCCTCTTGGTGGAAAAGATCAACCTGTTTGCCATGTTTGGAACCGGCATTGCTATGAGCACCTGGGTCTGGACCAAGGCTACGCTGCTCATCTGGAGACGCACCTGGTGCAG GTTGACAGGACAGAGTGATGATGAGCCCAAACGCATCAAGAAGAGCAAGATGATTGCCAAGGCCTTCTCCAAGAGGCGTGAGCTGCTGCAGAACCCAGGCCAGGAGCTCTCCTTCAGCATGCACACTGTCTCCCACGATGGGCCTGTGG CGGGTTTGGCCTTTGACCTCAATGAGCCCTCAGCTGATGTGTCCTCTGCCTGGGCCCAGCACGTCACCAAGATGGTGGCTCGAAGAGGAGCCATACTGCCCCAGGATGTGTCTGTCACCCCTGTGGCAACTCCAG CAGTGCCCCCAGAGGAAAAAGCCAACCTGTGGCTGGTTGAGGCAGAGATCTCCCCAGAGCTGGAGAAGCGCCTGGGCTCTAAGAAgaagcagaggaagaggaagaaggaggtgtGCCCACTGGTGCCCCCACGAAACACTCACCACCCTGCTCCTGCCAGCGCTGTTCCTCGGCTGCCGCAGCTGCCGCGACAGAAATGCCTGGTGGCCACCGGAGCCTGGGGGGCTGGGGAGTCGTGCCGACAGAGAGCCTGGACCCTGGTCTCCAACCCCTTCTGTCCAGAGCCCAGTACCCTGCAGGACCCGTTTCTTCCCAATGCTCCAGCCCCCACAGCCTGGGCTGAGGGCCGCTGGCAGGGACTAGGGCCCATTCACTCCCGCACCAACCTGATGGAGGCGGAGCTCATGGATGCAGACTCAGACTTCTGA